The following coding sequences lie in one Xanthomonas hortorum pv. pelargonii genomic window:
- a CDS encoding response regulator transcription factor: protein MHLLLVEDDTMLANAICAGVRQHSWTIDHVGSANAAKTVLVDHRYTAVLLDIGLPGESGLTVIRFMRGQYDATPVIALTARGQLTDRIRGLDAGADDYLVKPFQFDELMARLRAITRRSQGRVVPLLTQGDVCVDPSSRKVTRDGKWVALSAHEYRLLLALMERAGRVVTKDQLEEGVYGGPSEGGSNMIAVYVHQLRRKLGEELISTVYGQGYMVGKAPE, encoded by the coding sequence ATGCACCTGCTCCTCGTCGAAGACGACACCATGCTGGCCAACGCCATCTGCGCCGGCGTGCGCCAGCATTCCTGGACCATCGACCATGTCGGTAGTGCCAACGCCGCCAAGACCGTGCTGGTGGACCATCGCTACACGGCAGTGCTGCTGGATATCGGCTTGCCCGGCGAGTCCGGGCTGACCGTGATCCGCTTCATGCGCGGCCAGTACGACGCCACCCCGGTGATCGCACTGACTGCGCGCGGCCAGCTCACCGACCGCATCCGCGGCCTGGATGCCGGCGCCGACGATTACCTGGTGAAACCCTTCCAGTTCGATGAGCTGATGGCGCGGCTGCGCGCGATCACCCGGCGCAGCCAGGGCCGCGTGGTGCCGCTGCTCACGCAGGGCGATGTCTGCGTGGACCCGAGCAGCCGCAAGGTCACCAGGGACGGCAAGTGGGTCGCACTGAGCGCGCACGAATACCGCCTGCTGCTCGCATTGATGGAACGCGCCGGGCGCGTGGTCACCAAGGATCAGCTGGAAGAAGGCGTCTACGGCGGCCCGTCCGAAGGCGGCAGCAACATGATCGCTGTGTATGTGCACCAGTTGCGCCGCAAGCTGGGGGAGGAGCTCATCTCCACCGTCTATGGTCAGGGCTACATGGTCGGCAAGGCACCCGAATGA
- a CDS encoding DUF3313 domain-containing protein: MSHSFSVRCCALVMVSVTLIGCASTRPMPYSQLPSASYLRLHDGSRGDRMPYSYESQVDWTRYRAALIEPVSIYRGPDAQFEDVPEQDKRMLADYMQQEFGNAIGQRWQRATTAERDSLRVRITLTGAKPSKRVLGTFMKVDIGGGSYNAVQAARGKEGAFSGSVSYAVEIFDAQSNRLLAAYVEKQYPSAMNIKASLGAYDAAKAGIRKGAEQLVKGME, translated from the coding sequence ATGTCGCACTCTTTTTCTGTCCGTTGCTGCGCGCTCGTGATGGTTAGCGTGACGCTGATCGGCTGCGCCAGCACGCGTCCGATGCCGTATAGCCAACTGCCGTCTGCCAGTTATCTGCGCCTGCACGACGGCAGCCGCGGCGACCGCATGCCGTATTCGTATGAGAGCCAAGTGGACTGGACCCGCTACCGTGCCGCGCTGATCGAGCCGGTGAGCATCTATCGCGGGCCGGACGCGCAATTCGAAGACGTGCCCGAGCAGGACAAACGCATGTTGGCCGACTACATGCAGCAGGAGTTCGGCAATGCGATCGGACAACGCTGGCAGCGTGCGACCACGGCAGAGCGCGACAGCTTACGTGTGCGCATCACCTTGACCGGCGCCAAGCCCAGCAAACGCGTACTCGGCACCTTCATGAAGGTGGATATCGGCGGCGGTTCCTACAACGCAGTGCAGGCCGCGCGCGGCAAGGAGGGCGCGTTCTCCGGCTCGGTCAGCTACGCGGTGGAAATCTTCGATGCACAGAGCAATCGCCTGCTCGCTGCCTATGTCGAAAAGCAGTATCCGAGCGCGATGAACATCAAGGCCAGCCTGGGTGCATACGACGCGGCAAAAGCCGGCATTCGCAAGGGTGCCGAGCAGTTGGTCAAAGGGATGGAGTAA
- a CDS encoding histidine biosynthesis protein HisIE, with the protein MSNGNGVTATLSDAVDSVKSTATELTETIASTTSDAVASVQDAAGTAVEEVKTRVAKARKAVVKVEKRVVKKANQAATAVTRSVAKTKRSLVSTKEAAKDKLTATKNAAKHKLSTTKDAAKQKLTATKDAAKQKLTSSTAAAKQKLASTKASARQKLETAKANAKAEAAALTAKTAAKSAARKSAVAKVGARSAAKKAAAKSAAVKKPVAKTIAKTTAKKAPVAKQTATKQAAVKKAPIKKVVTKTALKKAAKVTKTPATRAVAKTTAARKAVGKKVAKRVTR; encoded by the coding sequence ATGAGCAACGGCAATGGTGTGACGGCAACCCTGTCCGACGCCGTCGACAGCGTAAAAAGCACGGCTACCGAACTGACCGAAACCATCGCCAGCACCACCAGCGACGCGGTTGCCAGCGTGCAGGACGCGGCCGGCACGGCGGTGGAAGAGGTCAAGACGCGCGTGGCCAAGGCGCGCAAGGCCGTGGTCAAGGTCGAAAAACGCGTGGTCAAAAAAGCCAATCAAGCGGCCACTGCCGTCACGCGCAGTGTGGCCAAGACCAAGCGCTCGCTGGTGTCGACCAAAGAGGCTGCCAAGGACAAGCTGACGGCCACCAAAAACGCGGCCAAGCACAAGCTGAGCACGACCAAAGACGCAGCAAAGCAGAAGTTGACCGCGACCAAGGATGCGGCCAAGCAGAAGCTGACCAGCAGCACCGCTGCGGCCAAGCAGAAACTTGCCAGCACCAAGGCCAGCGCCAGGCAGAAGCTGGAAACCGCCAAGGCCAACGCCAAGGCCGAAGCGGCTGCATTGACTGCCAAGACCGCTGCCAAGAGCGCGGCGCGCAAGAGCGCGGTGGCCAAGGTCGGCGCGCGCTCGGCGGCGAAGAAGGCTGCGGCCAAGTCGGCTGCCGTCAAGAAGCCGGTCGCCAAGACCATTGCCAAAACCACGGCCAAGAAAGCGCCAGTGGCCAAGCAGACCGCGACCAAACAGGCAGCGGTGAAGAAGGCGCCGATCAAGAAGGTAGTGACCAAGACCGCCTTGAAGAAGGCCGCCAAGGTGACCAAGACCCCGGCAACGCGCGCAGTGGCCAAGACCACCGCCGCCCGCAAGGCCGTCGGCAAGAAAGTGGCCAAGCGCGTGACGCGCTGA
- a CDS encoding Do family serine endopeptidase, with protein sequence MRPLPTLLTLSLAAAFGGFAATGINAWLDNRAEATPAGAASFTLPAAAALPAAVAGQPVPSLAPMLQQAMPAVVSVNTKQVVRVRNPFFNDPILRRLFPEIPQDRINESLGSGVIIDAQKGYVLTNHHVIENADDVQVTLGDGRTVKADFIGSDADTDIALIRIKADKLTDIKLADSSALRVGDFVVAIGNPFGFTQTVTSGIVSAVGRSGIRGLGYQNFIQTDASINPGNSGGALVNLQGQLVGINTASFNPQGSMAGNIGLGLAIPSNLARNVVEQLVTKGVVVRGTLGLETQNLTQQMLQGLGVDSLRGALVTRVLPGSAAAAAGVQPGDVVVAANDQRVDSAEALHNYEGLQAVGSAVTLEIRRDGKPLKLSATLKEQDRAVTGDMLDPRLGGATFVDLPESLRQSGITGVMVSEVKRGGRAAANGLVSGDVIVASSVGEFADLASWRANFQRKPQQLVVRILRGNAQYDALMR encoded by the coding sequence ATGCGACCGCTGCCTACCCTGCTGACACTTTCATTGGCCGCCGCGTTCGGCGGATTTGCCGCCACCGGCATCAATGCCTGGCTGGACAACCGTGCCGAGGCCACCCCGGCCGGCGCTGCGTCCTTCACCCTGCCCGCGGCTGCCGCGCTGCCGGCTGCGGTCGCCGGGCAACCGGTGCCGTCGTTGGCGCCGATGCTGCAGCAAGCGATGCCGGCAGTGGTGAGCGTCAACACCAAGCAAGTGGTGCGCGTGCGCAACCCGTTCTTCAACGACCCGATCCTGCGCCGGCTGTTTCCGGAAATTCCGCAGGACCGCATCAACGAATCGCTCGGCTCGGGGGTGATCATCGATGCGCAAAAGGGCTACGTGCTGACCAACCACCACGTCATCGAAAATGCCGACGATGTGCAGGTGACACTCGGCGACGGGCGCACCGTCAAGGCCGACTTCATCGGCTCCGATGCCGATACCGATATTGCACTGATCCGCATCAAGGCCGACAAGCTCACCGACATCAAACTGGCCGATAGCAGCGCGCTGCGCGTGGGCGATTTTGTGGTGGCGATCGGCAACCCGTTCGGCTTCACCCAGACGGTCACTTCCGGCATCGTCTCGGCGGTGGGCCGCAGCGGTATTCGCGGGCTGGGCTATCAGAACTTCATCCAGACCGATGCTTCGATCAATCCGGGTAACTCCGGCGGCGCGCTGGTCAATCTGCAAGGCCAGCTGGTGGGCATCAATACTGCCAGCTTCAATCCGCAGGGCAGCATGGCCGGCAATATCGGGCTGGGCCTGGCGATCCCCTCCAACCTGGCGCGCAATGTGGTGGAGCAATTGGTCACCAAGGGCGTGGTGGTGCGCGGCACGCTCGGGTTGGAAACCCAGAACCTTACCCAGCAGATGCTGCAGGGCCTGGGTGTGGATTCATTGCGCGGCGCCCTGGTGACGCGCGTGTTGCCAGGTTCCGCTGCTGCGGCCGCAGGCGTGCAGCCGGGCGATGTGGTGGTGGCGGCCAACGACCAACGCGTGGACAGTGCCGAAGCCTTGCACAACTACGAAGGCCTGCAAGCGGTAGGAAGTGCGGTGACCTTGGAGATTCGTCGCGACGGCAAACCGCTCAAGCTCAGCGCCACACTGAAAGAGCAGGATCGCGCGGTCACTGGCGACATGCTCGACCCACGCCTGGGCGGGGCCACCTTTGTGGACCTGCCCGAATCGCTGCGCCAATCCGGCATCACCGGGGTGATGGTCAGCGAGGTCAAACGCGGCGGTCGTGCCGCAGCCAATGGTCTGGTCAGCGGCGATGTGATCGTGGCCAGCAGCGTGGGCGAGTTTGCCGATCTGGCCAGCTGGCGCGCCAACTTTCAACGCAAACCGCAGCAATTGGTCGTCCGCATCTTGCGTGGCAACGCGCAGTACGACGCGTTGATGCGTTGA
- a CDS encoding phage holin family protein yields the protein MSDQASTAGASDAPNARTETPGLDESVRAVGAAGRATLGSAKDTSRALRRLVSADLQLARSAFGRGLAWACVAVVFGASSWLLLAGAIIALLQRAGLSWFQAMFFTALASLLVTGIAAWRVFFYFDHTGLNATRRQLIKLGIFDDSNDDDDATASPSNGART from the coding sequence GTGAGCGATCAGGCCTCTACAGCTGGAGCATCCGACGCGCCTAACGCGCGTACGGAGACGCCAGGACTGGACGAAAGCGTACGTGCGGTCGGCGCTGCCGGTCGCGCGACGCTGGGCTCGGCCAAGGACACCAGCCGCGCATTACGCCGGCTGGTGTCGGCCGATTTACAACTTGCACGTAGTGCCTTCGGGCGCGGCCTGGCATGGGCATGCGTTGCCGTGGTTTTCGGCGCTTCATCATGGTTGTTGTTGGCAGGCGCGATCATCGCGTTGTTGCAGCGCGCCGGATTGTCGTGGTTCCAGGCAATGTTCTTCACCGCGTTGGCCAGCTTGCTGGTCACCGGCATCGCGGCGTGGCGGGTGTTCTTCTACTTCGATCACACCGGCTTGAATGCAACACGTCGTCAGCTGATCAAGCTGGGCATCTTCGATGACAGCAATGACGACGACGATGCCACTGCATCGCCCAGCAATGGAGCGCGTACATGA
- a CDS encoding AI-2E family transporter, which produces MSLPIDSLDAAVPAESLPPPPAPRPRAPASLVVLATLAVGYTLWAAQTIILPVMLAAFFALIGNPILRGLRKLYIPRFLGAFMVLCLGLAGTVALAAQLAGPAAEWVQQAPRQMRQIARDVRDLTKPVMQANQAAENFARAAGGEGQRNVQIVRTQMDDPYKALVRTPKLAASVLAVVLLTFFFMVYGESLQRHAIALLPNRQQQRFTTEIMLDIEREVSRYVLTISVINTLVGLVFAGILYALKIPLPEALLWGTVVALLNFAPYVGPLIGVMLMLLMGFVEFRTTLSSLLPAILYLALHSIEGQVVTPIILGRRMAISPLMLILALMLFGWLWGMVGLLLAVPLLVCIKMVLSRVEGMQRWARLLE; this is translated from the coding sequence ATGTCTCTTCCCATCGACTCATTGGATGCTGCCGTCCCGGCAGAATCGCTCCCGCCCCCACCGGCACCGCGTCCGCGGGCCCCTGCCTCGTTGGTGGTGCTGGCCACGCTGGCGGTGGGCTACACCTTGTGGGCAGCGCAGACGATCATCCTGCCGGTGATGCTGGCGGCGTTCTTCGCTCTGATCGGCAATCCCATCCTGCGCGGCTTGCGCAAGCTTTATATCCCACGTTTTCTTGGCGCTTTCATGGTGTTGTGCCTGGGCCTGGCCGGCACCGTGGCGCTGGCCGCGCAACTGGCCGGCCCGGCTGCGGAATGGGTGCAGCAGGCACCGCGGCAGATGCGCCAGATCGCGCGCGATGTGCGCGATCTCACCAAACCGGTGATGCAGGCCAACCAGGCTGCGGAAAATTTTGCACGCGCGGCAGGCGGCGAAGGCCAGCGCAATGTGCAGATCGTGCGCACGCAGATGGACGACCCGTACAAGGCGCTGGTGCGTACGCCCAAATTGGCCGCCTCGGTGCTGGCGGTGGTGCTGCTGACGTTCTTCTTCATGGTCTATGGCGAAAGCCTGCAGCGGCATGCGATCGCCTTGCTGCCCAATCGGCAGCAACAGCGCTTCACCACCGAAATCATGCTGGACATCGAACGCGAGGTCTCGCGCTATGTGCTCACCATCAGCGTGATCAATACGCTGGTCGGACTGGTCTTCGCCGGCATTCTGTATGCGCTCAAGATTCCGCTGCCCGAAGCATTGCTATGGGGCACGGTGGTGGCGCTGCTCAACTTCGCGCCGTATGTGGGCCCGCTGATCGGCGTGATGCTGATGCTGCTGATGGGTTTTGTGGAATTCCGCACCACCTTGTCGTCGCTGCTGCCGGCCATTTTGTATCTGGCGCTGCACTCCATCGAAGGCCAGGTGGTCACCCCGATCATCCTGGGCCGCCGCATGGCGATTTCGCCGCTGATGCTGATCCTGGCGCTGATGCTGTTCGGCTGGCTATGGGGCATGGTCGGCCTGCTGCTGGCGGTGCCGCTGCTGGTCTGCATCAAGATGGTGCTGAGCCGGGTGGAGGGAATGCAGCGCTGGGCCAGGCTGCTTGAGTAG
- a CDS encoding HAD family hydrolase, which produces MSFHISAITLDLDDTLWPFAPIGARIDQVLYDWMREHSPVTAERFPVEAMRELRERSFADHPHLHHDLSALRRLTLEMALRESGGDLALLEPAYEVFYAVRNQVECYPDALDALARIAAHVPVAALSNGNADLQRIGLMHHFAFQLGSREHGSAKPDPSIFLAACARLDAPPAQVLHVGDHVRMDVLGALDAGLRACWINREGAQWSHPTQQPDLEFDSMAGLADWLDAHRPHPGAARDGIHLPA; this is translated from the coding sequence ATGAGCTTCCACATCAGCGCCATCACTCTCGACCTCGACGATACGTTGTGGCCCTTTGCGCCGATCGGGGCGCGGATCGATCAGGTGTTGTACGACTGGATGCGCGAGCACAGTCCGGTCACCGCCGAACGCTTCCCGGTGGAGGCGATGCGCGAACTGCGCGAGCGCAGCTTTGCCGATCACCCGCACCTGCATCACGACCTCAGCGCGCTGCGCCGGTTGACGCTGGAAATGGCGCTGCGCGAGAGCGGCGGCGATCTGGCGTTGCTGGAACCGGCCTATGAGGTGTTCTATGCCGTGCGCAACCAGGTGGAATGCTATCCGGATGCGCTCGACGCACTGGCACGCATCGCCGCGCATGTGCCGGTGGCGGCGCTCAGCAACGGCAACGCCGATCTGCAGCGCATCGGGCTGATGCATCACTTTGCGTTTCAGCTGGGCTCGCGCGAACACGGCAGCGCAAAACCCGACCCGAGCATCTTCCTGGCCGCATGCGCGCGGCTGGACGCGCCGCCGGCCCAGGTGCTGCATGTGGGCGACCACGTGCGCATGGACGTGCTGGGCGCGCTGGATGCCGGCTTGCGCGCGTGCTGGATCAATCGCGAAGGCGCGCAGTGGTCGCACCCCACACAGCAGCCGGATCTGGAGTTCGACTCCATGGCCGGGCTGGCCGATTGGCTCGACGCACACCGGCCGCATCCAGGCGCCGCACGCGATGGCATCCACCTTCCCGCCTGA
- a CDS encoding leucyl aminopeptidase family protein: MSQLTGFIDPNAAALPLYVLDRAGFAGWCAEQPTRVLAWAQAQRFDATQGSVLLLPGENGLAGAILGIGDRADAYAYAHAPMALPPASRWTLASALSDTEQALLHLGWGLGAYRFSRYRKVPRAPAELAATPSAETRALIEACLRVRDWVNTPTEDMGPQQLEDATRALAQTHGAQVEAIVGEQLLAQNFPTIHAVGRASHRAPRLIALRWGAAEHPHLVLVGKGVCFDTGGLDLKPADGMRNMKKDMGGAAHALALAGLVMAQQMPVRLTLLIPAVENAVGPDAFRPGEVITTRAGVTVEVDNTDAEGRLVLCDALSYATEQHPDLILDFATLTGAARIALGPDLPALFANDDALAQAWLSAGEQTRDPVWRMPLWRPYLRYLNSHVADMANAGSRMAGAVTAALYLERFVAPGQRWAHLDVYAWNDSDRPGRPAGGEALALRSAYAMLKQRYGG, encoded by the coding sequence ATGTCGCAGCTCACCGGTTTCATCGATCCCAACGCCGCCGCGTTGCCGCTGTATGTGCTCGACCGCGCAGGCTTTGCAGGTTGGTGCGCCGAGCAACCCACGCGCGTGTTGGCGTGGGCGCAGGCGCAGCGCTTCGATGCCACACAGGGCAGCGTGTTGTTGTTGCCGGGCGAAAACGGGCTGGCCGGGGCGATCCTGGGCATCGGCGACCGTGCCGATGCCTATGCCTACGCACATGCACCGATGGCGTTGCCGCCGGCGAGCCGCTGGACGCTGGCCAGCGCATTGAGCGATACCGAACAGGCGCTGCTGCACCTGGGCTGGGGCTTGGGCGCGTACCGCTTCTCGCGCTATCGCAAGGTACCGCGTGCCCCGGCAGAACTGGCGGCCACGCCATCGGCGGAAACCCGCGCCTTGATCGAAGCCTGCCTGCGCGTGCGCGACTGGGTCAACACACCCACCGAAGACATGGGCCCGCAACAGCTGGAAGATGCCACGCGCGCACTGGCGCAGACGCATGGCGCGCAGGTCGAGGCGATTGTCGGCGAGCAGTTGCTGGCGCAGAACTTCCCCACCATCCATGCAGTGGGACGCGCCTCGCATCGCGCGCCGCGTCTGATCGCGCTGCGCTGGGGCGCGGCCGAGCATCCGCATCTGGTGCTGGTCGGCAAGGGCGTGTGCTTCGATACCGGCGGGCTGGATCTGAAACCGGCCGACGGCATGCGCAACATGAAAAAGGATATGGGCGGCGCGGCGCATGCGCTGGCGCTGGCCGGCCTGGTCATGGCGCAGCAGATGCCGGTGCGGCTGACCTTGCTAATTCCTGCAGTGGAAAACGCCGTTGGCCCGGATGCGTTCCGCCCTGGCGAAGTGATCACCACCCGCGCCGGCGTCACCGTGGAAGTGGACAACACCGATGCCGAAGGCCGCCTGGTGCTGTGCGATGCATTGAGCTACGCCACCGAACAGCACCCCGATCTGATTCTGGATTTCGCCACGCTCACCGGTGCCGCGCGTATCGCTTTGGGCCCGGATCTGCCTGCGCTGTTCGCCAACGACGATGCCCTGGCGCAGGCCTGGCTGAGCGCTGGCGAGCAGACCCGCGACCCGGTCTGGCGCATGCCGCTATGGCGCCCGTACCTGCGCTATCTCAACAGCCACGTGGCCGACATGGCCAACGCCGGCTCGCGCATGGCCGGCGCCGTCACTGCCGCGCTGTATCTGGAGCGCTTCGTCGCCCCGGGCCAGCGATGGGCGCATCTGGACGTGTACGCCTGGAACGACAGCGACCGCCCCGGCCGCCCGGCCGGTGGCGAAGCGCTGGCGTTGCGCTCGGCTTACGCGATGCTCAAGCAGCGTTACGGTGGCTGA
- a CDS encoding catalase family peroxidase, with translation MNVPPPSPPPQRSRAVAPLLGIAAIAGGIAVAFAWTAGWIGSDRLTAAHMTDTIESSGPPHPGFRRAHTKGVCVSGEFKASGKATWLSSARIFSQDSTPVLGRMSIGGGDPHGADGAARVRSMALLLRSDDGQEWRTAMNSFPFFVVATPAGFQALNVASAPDPATGKPDPAKLAAFGKQYPEAAKFQQWAKTAPWSDSWANTQYNGVNSFRAIAADGSERYIRWSMRPHTPFKELSAEQRAKADGDFLAIDLDQRLAQGPLRWDMVLTIAEPGDAVDDPSQPWPEGRKQLVAGTVSIDHAEPQASGPCRDLNYDPLILPKGIAGSNDPILAARSSVYSQSFNRREHEIANGQGSAATGQGAHPCAAAPTSICRPACCTG, from the coding sequence ATGAACGTGCCACCTCCCTCTCCACCGCCGCAGCGCTCACGTGCTGTGGCGCCGCTGCTCGGCATCGCTGCGATTGCCGGCGGCATCGCGGTGGCATTCGCCTGGACCGCCGGCTGGATCGGTAGCGACCGGCTCACCGCCGCGCACATGACCGACACCATCGAATCCAGCGGACCGCCGCATCCGGGCTTTCGCCGCGCGCACACCAAAGGCGTGTGTGTGAGCGGCGAATTCAAGGCCAGCGGCAAGGCGACCTGGCTGTCGTCGGCACGCATCTTCAGCCAAGACAGCACACCGGTGCTCGGGCGCATGTCGATCGGCGGCGGCGACCCGCATGGCGCCGATGGTGCCGCGCGCGTACGTAGCATGGCGTTGCTGTTGCGCAGCGACGACGGGCAGGAATGGCGCACCGCGATGAACAGTTTTCCGTTCTTCGTGGTGGCCACACCAGCCGGTTTTCAGGCGCTCAATGTGGCCTCCGCGCCGGACCCGGCCACCGGCAAACCCGACCCGGCCAAGCTGGCCGCGTTCGGCAAGCAGTATCCGGAAGCTGCCAAGTTTCAGCAGTGGGCCAAGACCGCGCCGTGGTCGGACAGTTGGGCCAACACGCAGTACAACGGGGTGAACTCCTTCCGCGCCATTGCCGCCGACGGAAGCGAGCGTTACATCCGCTGGTCGATGCGTCCGCACACACCGTTCAAGGAATTGAGCGCCGAGCAGCGTGCCAAGGCCGATGGTGATTTTCTCGCCATCGATCTCGATCAGCGTCTGGCGCAGGGACCGTTGCGTTGGGACATGGTGCTGACCATCGCCGAACCGGGCGATGCGGTGGACGATCCGTCGCAGCCGTGGCCGGAAGGCCGCAAGCAACTCGTGGCCGGCACCGTCTCGATCGATCATGCCGAGCCGCAGGCCAGCGGCCCATGCCGCGATCTCAACTACGACCCGCTGATTCTGCCCAAGGGCATCGCCGGATCGAACGACCCGATCCTGGCGGCGCGGTCGTCGGTGTATTCGCAGTCGTTCAATCGCCGCGAGCATGAAATCGCCAACGGCCAAGGCAGTGCCGCCACCGGCCAGGGAGCCCACCCATGTGCAGCCGCACCCACTTCAATCTGCCGGCCCGCGTGCTGCACTGGCTGA
- a CDS encoding cytochrome b → MCSRTHFNLPARVLHWLMAAMILTMLFVGVGMVASVTQRPWLIDLHRPLGITILILAVLRLINRLRNRPPPLPADLPAWQKAAAIASHWLLYALMLGMPLIGWAMLSAGAYPIVLWPGAQLPPIAPHDPALYAWLRSAHGWLAYLLFATVLGHLSAALFHAWVRRDGVFSSMARGERSAR, encoded by the coding sequence ATGTGCAGCCGCACCCACTTCAATCTGCCGGCCCGCGTGCTGCACTGGCTGATGGCCGCGATGATCCTGACCATGTTGTTCGTCGGCGTGGGCATGGTGGCCTCGGTCACGCAGCGGCCATGGTTGATCGATCTGCATCGTCCGCTGGGTATCACGATCCTGATCCTTGCGGTGCTGCGATTGATCAACCGCTTGCGCAACCGCCCGCCGCCGCTGCCGGCCGATCTGCCGGCGTGGCAAAAAGCTGCTGCGATCGCCTCGCACTGGTTGCTGTATGCGTTGATGCTCGGCATGCCGCTGATCGGCTGGGCGATGTTGTCGGCCGGTGCGTATCCGATCGTGTTGTGGCCTGGCGCGCAATTGCCGCCGATCGCACCGCACGATCCTGCGTTGTACGCCTGGTTGCGTAGCGCGCATGGCTGGTTGGCGTATCTGTTGTTTGCCACGGTGCTGGGGCATCTGAGCGCAGCGTTGTTTCATGCGTGGGTGCGCCGGGATGGTGTGTTTTCCAGCATGGCGCGAGGGGAGCGGTCTGCGCGTTGA
- a CDS encoding ThuA domain-containing protein codes for MKYLWLLGLLVACTFNASAEQFKILVAAIPNQYHHDYIPVAKPQFEAMARKHCVELVWAWNAKAFDGDLSQYAAIVLLNTPATDLDPTQRANFQKFVRNGGGVVAVHKAFAIKRGEWEWYDHLIGRSFRTHPYMQTAMVDVVDANFPATAGLPKRWVWTDEWYEYDPPYSDDLVTLLTVDETSYDPTLIWPGQVAKGMGKQHPVAWYHHFEGGRVFATALGHLAEAYNDPRYLDHLYGGIYWAATGKGIEARVPATESKR; via the coding sequence ATGAAATATCTGTGGCTGTTGGGTCTGCTAGTTGCCTGCACATTCAATGCATCCGCCGAGCAATTCAAGATACTGGTGGCGGCCATTCCCAACCAGTATCACCACGACTATATCCCGGTGGCCAAGCCGCAGTTCGAAGCGATGGCGCGCAAGCATTGTGTCGAGCTGGTATGGGCGTGGAATGCCAAGGCTTTCGATGGCGATCTGTCGCAATACGCGGCAATCGTGCTGCTCAATACGCCGGCCACCGATCTGGATCCCACCCAACGTGCGAACTTTCAAAAATTTGTGCGCAACGGCGGCGGCGTAGTGGCGGTGCACAAGGCGTTTGCGATCAAGCGCGGCGAGTGGGAGTGGTACGACCATCTGATCGGCCGCTCGTTCCGCACCCATCCGTACATGCAGACTGCGATGGTGGATGTGGTGGACGCCAACTTTCCGGCCACTGCCGGCCTGCCCAAACGTTGGGTGTGGACTGACGAATGGTACGAGTACGATCCGCCTTACAGCGATGACCTGGTCACGCTGCTGACGGTGGACGAGACCAGCTACGACCCCACGCTGATCTGGCCGGGCCAGGTCGCCAAGGGCATGGGCAAGCAGCATCCGGTGGCGTGGTATCACCACTTCGAAGGCGGCCGGGTGTTCGCGACTGCGCTTGGTCATCTGGCCGAGGCATACAACGACCCGCGCTATTTAGATCATCTCTATGGCGGGATTTACTGGGCGGCGACTGGCAAGGGTATTGAAGCGCGCGTGCCAGCTACCGAATCAAAACGCTAG
- a CDS encoding response regulator transcription factor codes for MIRVLLAEDQALLRGALVALLGLEDDIEVVGSAGDGESAWRELQRLQPDVLITDIEMPGLTGLELAQRIQRQALPVRVMIVTTFARPGFLRRALDAGVAAYLLKDAPAEQLVSALRQVQRGGRVIDPQLAVDAWVEADPLSERERTVLRLAGEGRSASEIAQQLQLSHGTVRNYLSECIGKLGVANRIEAYRLARQKGWL; via the coding sequence ATGATCCGGGTGTTGTTGGCCGAAGACCAGGCGCTGCTGCGTGGCGCATTGGTCGCCTTGCTTGGACTGGAAGACGATATCGAGGTGGTCGGCAGTGCAGGCGATGGCGAAAGTGCCTGGCGCGAACTGCAACGCCTGCAGCCGGACGTGCTGATCACCGATATCGAAATGCCCGGGTTGACCGGCCTGGAACTGGCCCAGCGCATCCAGCGCCAGGCGTTGCCGGTGCGGGTGATGATCGTCACCACCTTCGCCCGCCCCGGATTTTTGCGTCGCGCGCTGGATGCCGGCGTCGCCGCGTATCTGCTCAAGGACGCGCCAGCCGAACAACTGGTGAGCGCGCTACGTCAGGTGCAACGCGGCGGGCGAGTGATCGACCCGCAACTGGCAGTGGACGCGTGGGTGGAAGCCGACCCCTTGAGCGAACGCGAGCGCACCGTGTTGCGGTTGGCTGGCGAAGGCCGCTCGGCCAGCGAGATCGCGCAACAGCTGCAGTTGTCGCATGGCACCGTGCGCAACTATCTGTCCGAATGCATCGGCAAGCTGGGGGTCGCCAATCGTATCGAAGCGTATCGGTTGGCGCGGCAGAAGGGCTGGCTGTAA